A stretch of the Tachysurus vachellii isolate PV-2020 chromosome 26, HZAU_Pvac_v1, whole genome shotgun sequence genome encodes the following:
- the tmem248 gene encoding transmembrane protein 248, with amino-acid sequence MVFLLNPLENLKTYISNRPPLVIFMVSVSAVAITFLTVGYFFKIKEIKSPEMTEDWNTFLLRFNELDLCISENETLKHGLNESTTPESTVTSSQSRTSTQAPLPLEDPGPVNISVTITLTLDPLKPFGGYSRNITHLYSTVMGQQVGLAGREAHEEMNITFTLPASWNSDDCVLHGRCEQVVFSTCMTISAASNVFPVTVQPPHCVPETYSNATSWYKIFTTARDSDTKYTQDYNPFWCYKGAVGKVYHTLNPKLTVIVPEDDRSLINLHLMHTSYFLFVMVITMFCYAVIKGRPGKVRQNNQDFCPEKVALSE; translated from the exons GTGTTCTTGTTAAACCCTCTGGAGAATCTGAAGACCTACATTAGCAACCGTCCACCACTGGTCATATTTATGGTCAGTGTAAGCGCCGTGGCTATTACCTTTCTCACGGTCGGGTATTTCTTCAAGATCAAGGAAATTAAATCGCCTGAAATGACAGAG GACTGGAACACCTTTCTACTACGTTTCAACGAGCTGGACTTGTGCATCTCAGAGAACGAGACACTCAAGCATGGCCTGAACGAGTCGACGACACCAGAGAGCACCGTGACAAGCAGCCAGTCACGCACCAGCACTCAAGCGCCGTTACCGCTGGAGGATCCCGGTCCTGTTAACATCTCTGTCACCATTACACTCACCCTGGATCCTCTGAAGCCATTCGGTGGTTATTCGCGCAACATCACCCACCTTTACTCCACCGTGATGGGCCAACAGGTTGGTCTGGCTG GCAGGGAAGCTCACGAAGAGATGAACATCACTTTCACACTGCCTGCGTCCTGGAACTCGGACGACTGCGTTCTGCACGGACGTTGTGAGCAGGTGGTCTTCAGCACCTGCATGACCATCAGTGCAGCCAGTAACGTCTTCCCTGTTACAGT GCAGCCACCGCACTGTGTTCCAGAGACGTACAGCAACGCAACGTCCTGGTACAAGATCTTCACAACGGCGCGGGACTCggacactaaatacacacaggaCTACAACCCTTTTTGGTGTTACAAAGGTGCCGTTGGGAAGGTGTACCACACTCTGAACCCTAAACTTACAGTCATTGTACCAGAA GATGACCGCTCTCTCATCAACCTGCACCTAATGCACACCAGTTACTTTCTCTTTGTGATGGTGATTACAATGTTCTGCTATGCAGTCATTAAGGGCAGACCTGGCAAAGTAAGACAGAACAACCAGGATTTCTGTCCAGAAAAG GTCGCCTTGTCGGAGTGA